One stretch of Micromonospora echinospora DNA includes these proteins:
- a CDS encoding alpha/beta hydrolase family protein codes for MDPTQEYVDRDGARLGVQSYPAPDRADAPAVVIWPAMGVPARFYRPFAEQLVHAGLAVHAVDLRGTGASSPRADRADRYGYAELVADVGAVRAWLAPSLADRRVLLLGHSLGAHVCLLHLAGDGGAGISGMVVVAAGLAYWRSYPPVRGLLTLAQTQVVAGAASLLGVWPGWGFGGRQTRGVIHDWAYTARHGRYPRLTGSDPESALASLRVPVLAVSVAGDNYVPESSLDHLCRKLVSAPVERLHLSAATGATVNHFAWARTENSLAGRVAHYAHQA; via the coding sequence ATGGATCCCACTCAGGAGTACGTCGACCGGGACGGCGCCAGGCTCGGGGTGCAGAGCTACCCGGCGCCGGACCGCGCCGACGCACCCGCCGTCGTGATCTGGCCGGCGATGGGGGTGCCCGCCCGCTTCTACCGACCGTTCGCCGAACAACTCGTGCACGCCGGGCTGGCCGTGCACGCCGTCGACCTCCGCGGCACCGGCGCCAGTTCACCCCGGGCCGACCGGGCCGACCGGTACGGGTACGCGGAACTCGTGGCGGACGTCGGTGCCGTGCGGGCCTGGCTGGCTCCCAGCCTCGCCGACCGGCGCGTGCTGCTGCTCGGTCACTCGCTGGGTGCCCACGTGTGCCTGCTGCACCTCGCCGGCGATGGCGGGGCCGGCATCTCCGGCATGGTCGTCGTGGCCGCCGGGCTCGCGTACTGGCGGTCTTATCCGCCGGTCCGGGGCCTGCTGACGCTGGCGCAGACGCAGGTGGTCGCCGGTGCCGCGTCGCTACTCGGTGTCTGGCCCGGCTGGGGCTTCGGCGGCCGGCAGACCCGCGGCGTGATTCACGACTGGGCTTACACCGCCCGCCACGGGCGCTACCCACGGCTGACGGGCAGCGACCCGGAGTCGGCCCTTGCCTCGCTCCGGGTTCCGGTACTCGCGGTCAGCGTCGCGGGCGACAACTACGTCCCTGAGTCCAGCCTGGACCACTTGTGCCGCAAGCTCGTCTCCGCCCCGGTCGAGCGGCTGCACCTGAGCGCGGCGACCGGTGCCACCGTAAACCACTTCGCGTGGGCCCGGACCGAAAACTCGTTGGCCGGGCGGGTCGCCCACTACGCCCACCAGGCTTGA
- a CDS encoding integrase: MATLDKEEIDTKSAAAQLGHSSEEVTETYYIAKPVQAPDVSDILERLGTSRKRPQPPAAHNDAHR, encoded by the coding sequence GTGGCCACCCTCGACAAGGAGGAGATCGACACCAAGAGCGCCGCAGCCCAGCTCGGGCACTCCAGCGAGGAGGTCACCGAGACCTACTACATCGCCAAGCCCGTCCAAGCCCCGGACGTGTCCGACATCCTCGAGCGACTCGGCACCAGCCGGAAGCGGCCGCAGCCACCAGCAGCACACAACGATGCACACCGATGA